The genomic interval ATCTTGAAACCGTGTTTCTGTAAGCCTCGCCGGGCGTTCGTGACGTCCGCGGCGAGCAGGCTGAGGTCCGGCCGGGCGTAGTTGCGCATGCGGGCGCCGTAGGAGAGGCTGCCGTCCCGGTAGCGGGCGTTCGGGTAGCCGAGAATCAGGCCGCCGGTGGAGGTCAGGTGCTGGCGGCGCAGCGTGGCGAGCAGCACGTCCTGCGTCACGCCGGGGCTCTGCAGCAGGCTGAGGGCCAGGATCAGGTCGAAGTGACCCAGCGCGGCCGGCAGGGTGTTCACGTCATGGGCTTCGAAGCTGGCCTGCGGGTGCCGGGTCCGGGCGGCCCTGAGGGCCGCCTCGTCGAGGTCCACGCCGGTCACCGCGAAGGAGCGGTCGGGGAAGGCCAGTGTCAGGGCGTCGAGTTCGTGCCCGGCGTTCACGCCGAGGGCGAGAATGCGGCCGCCGGGCGGGGGTTCACGCGGCGCAGGGCTTCCACGAACGTGGTGAGGAACACGGGGTCCTCGAGTTTGTTCACGCGGGCCCAGTCGCCGTCCGGGCCGTAGCCGGCGTGGTCGGGGTCGCGCGCTGGGGCGTGGGCGCGCAGCGTGATCTGCACGCGGCCGTCCGCCGGGCGCTGTGGGGTGAGCAGGTGGGCGTGCAGGAGGTCGGCCAGGTCCGTCCAGGTCTGCCAGGGGCGGTGCGTGCCGTGCGCGGTGAGTTCACCGGCGTAGCGGCCCAGGCCGCCGTCCGGGTCGGGAACCGTGAAGGTCACCTCGCCGTGGGCGCGCAGCAGGTCGCGCACGGCGGGCAGCAGGTCGCTCATGGGTTCGTTCGTAAAGTGCAGCGCGCGCTGTTCGGGGCGGGTCAGGTCAGTACCCCCGGTGCTTCACGGCCGCGCCCTGCGTTTCCAGCCAGCGGGTGACGGTGCCCACTGCGGCCTTCACGCCGGGGGTGATGATGGGGCCGCCGAACTTGGCGAGCCGCACGAGGTGCGTGCCGTCCTCGCGGGCGGTGATGCCCACCAGGACCTCCTGGGTGAGTTCGCCTTCCACGACGTGCGCCAGGGCCACCCAGCCGT from Deinococcus taeanensis carries:
- a CDS encoding class I SAM-dependent methyltransferase translates to MNAGHELDALTLAFPDRSFAVTGVDLDEAALRAARTRHPQASFEAHDVNTLPAALGHFDLILALSLLQSPGVTQDVLLATLRRQHLTSTGGLILGYPNARYRDGSLSYGARMRNYARPDLSLLAADVTNARRGLQKHGFKIFVTGKYEVLLTAIPTGACTPTHLEL